Within Desulfonatronum thioautotrophicum, the genomic segment CGGATATGCTCCAAGACCTTGGCCGGAAGGTAGTTGGCCAGAAAGTCGGCGGCGACTTCCTTGTGGCTCATGGTTTCCCGGAAAAAGGTATCGTGTTTCTTGTTGATCTCGCTCATGGGTGCGGATCGTAGGGCAGGGGCTGGGGGATGACAAGGGATTGATAACCACAGAGAGCACAGAGGGTCACAGAGAAAAGAATGAGAATTTTTCTCCCTCTTCTGTGCTTCTCTGTGTTCTCTGTGGTGAAAATCTTGAATCTTTTCAATATTTCCACCACGGAGAGCACCCTGGTTGACTGCAAACCGAGTCAACGGGGCGGGCAGAGGGTCACAGAGGGTTTGTTGGTCACGCCTTCTTGGCCCCAGGCATAGGCAGAAACGAGGTCAGGAAGTCGGCTTGTTCGGAGAGTTCGTCAGAGATTGGCGCGTGCATCGGATCGAGGCAGACTTGGATGCCTTCTTGTCGAACCATCTCCAATGCCGGAACCAGGTCTGATTTGCCGGTGATCACAACAAACAGGTCGGCGGCTTTCTTGTAGGCCTGTTGAGCCATATCCAGGGCCATCTTTACGCTGATCTGCGGGCTTTCGCTGTCTGGGCGGAGATCTGAGTCAGCCAGGTCGTCGATGGTGATCTCTTTTTTGAGCAGCGGGTTGATCTTGGAACCCACAATGGACCAGTCTCTGCCGTTCCATTCCATGTAACTTAAACGCAGGCAGAAGTTGGGAGTGGTTTTAAGCTGGTAGAACAGCTGGTAGCGGTGCTTGGCGCTTTCCAGCTGGGCGAAGCGGATTTCCTTGCCATTCAGTGGAGATACGCCAACGGCTTGAAGGGGTATGCTGTCGTAGTAGTAGATACGGATCAGGTAGTCGTCGGGTCTGAGGTGTTTTTGGCAGTAGTCTCTGATTTCCTTGGGCCTGAACAGAAACCAGTTCTTTTCCAGTACGCGACGGTGCATGAACATGCCGTCTACGAATACGATTACTTAACGCATAAATGGTTTGATTTCCTTGTGTACATACTGAGATGTGCATCTATCTCACTTACTCTATTGGAACAGATGCATCATAGAGTGTTTCGGGTGCGATATCGATATTTCCAGGCCAGACAACAGTCCCGTAATCAATAGAAGCACAGCCAAATAAACCATAAGAAGTTAAACACTGATAAGGCTTCTTCCGTAAGTACGGTTTCATGTCGAAAATGCGTTGTTCTCCATTCTCGAATTCCAGTTCAAGTGTGAAGTCACTTTTGGCATTGACTTTAATGACGTCGAGTAAAGCTTCCATGTAATCACCTCACATCACTGTAACGGTGCAATTTTGTAAGGTTCTTCTCCATTGACCGCAAGCTCCCAATTTGCCAAGAGTTCATCTCTGTGTATTTCTATCCAAGCCTGAACAAGTTTCATCTGTTTTCCGGGAAGTTGCCCCGCTAATATTCGACCATCTTCAATCGCTACTGAAGCTTTATCCCCTTGATAACGAACATGGATATGCGGTAAATTATGACGTGCATTGTCTTCGTATAGCAAGGCAACCAGTATTCCGTAAAACATGCTTATCGTAGGCATATGCACTCCTAGTGACTCATGGTTTCCCGGAAGAAGGTGTCGTGTTTCTTGTTGATCTCGCTCATGGGGCGGATCGTACGGGAGAGGTTGGGGGATGGCA encodes:
- a CDS encoding DUF4160 domain-containing protein, whose product is MPTISMFYGILVALLYEDNARHNLPHIHVRYQGDKASVAIEDGRILAGQLPGKQMKLVQAWIEIHRDELLANWELAVNGEEPYKIAPLQ
- a CDS encoding Rpn family recombination-promoting nuclease/putative transposase; the protein is MSEINKKHDTFFRETMSHKEVAADFLANYLPAKVLEHIR
- a CDS encoding DUF2442 domain-containing protein, translating into MEALLDVIKVNAKSDFTLELEFENGEQRIFDMKPYLRKKPYQCLTSYGLFGCASIDYGTVVWPGNIDIAPETLYDASVPIE
- a CDS encoding NYN domain-containing protein gives rise to the protein MHRRVLEKNWFLFRPKEIRDYCQKHLRPDDYLIRIYYYDSIPLQAVGVSPLNGKEIRFAQLESAKHRYQLFYQLKTTPNFCLRLSYMEWNGRDWSIVGSKINPLLKKEITIDDLADSDLRPDSESPQISVKMALDMAQQAYKKAADLFVVITGKSDLVPALEMVRQEGIQVCLDPMHAPISDELSEQADFLTSFLPMPGAKKA